The Maridesulfovibrio ferrireducens genome has a segment encoding these proteins:
- a CDS encoding glycosyltransferase family 9 protein produces MHPLKDNHKIIFRLSALGDLILTTGVIDFWAKKYGWTFSVITKQQYAAPLEKNPHITEIIKLDKNDLGDSAWISKAGELALKYEGCELIDLHSTLRSRILAMRWRGTVSRYKKFSLERRLFKLTRSSKLEKVLEDKPVTVRYTSAIEKKLPEAKKLLPHIYLTKSEKCNALSMMKRENLNKNFIALHPYATHPDKAWPREYWIELIRQLDEKGIQWAVVGKDENILNAGKSEWNFTNRLSLRQTSALLQEAKFLVTGDSGPMHLAAGVGTPVIAMFGPTSKVWGFYPAGKYDRILELDLNCRPCSLHGKSNCNKNRECLKNIHPEKIMNILLNPNTY; encoded by the coding sequence ATGCACCCGTTAAAAGACAATCACAAAATTATATTCAGACTCAGCGCTCTTGGAGATCTAATCCTGACAACCGGAGTTATAGATTTCTGGGCGAAGAAGTACGGCTGGACTTTCAGCGTAATAACTAAACAGCAATATGCCGCGCCCTTAGAAAAGAACCCGCATATAACTGAAATTATCAAACTTGATAAAAATGATCTCGGAGATTCAGCTTGGATTTCCAAGGCTGGAGAGCTTGCGCTGAAATATGAAGGCTGTGAACTGATTGACCTGCACTCAACACTCAGATCCAGAATACTTGCCATGCGTTGGCGCGGCACTGTGTCCCGTTATAAAAAATTCAGCCTTGAGCGCAGACTGTTTAAACTTACACGTTCATCCAAACTCGAAAAAGTTCTAGAAGATAAACCTGTAACTGTACGCTACACATCCGCAATTGAAAAAAAACTCCCGGAGGCAAAAAAACTTCTGCCCCACATTTACCTTACAAAATCTGAAAAATGTAATGCGCTTTCAATGATGAAACGCGAAAATTTGAATAAAAATTTTATCGCACTTCATCCATATGCTACTCACCCGGACAAAGCATGGCCCCGCGAATACTGGATAGAGCTTATAAGACAGCTTGATGAAAAGGGAATCCAATGGGCGGTAGTAGGTAAAGATGAAAACATATTGAATGCCGGCAAATCTGAATGGAATTTCACAAACAGACTTTCTCTGAGACAGACCTCAGCTCTTTTGCAGGAAGCAAAATTTTTGGTAACCGGAGATTCCGGCCCTATGCACCTTGCAGCCGGTGTGGGAACTCCCGTTATAGCAATGTTCGGACCGACCTCTAAAGTCTGGGGATTCTATCCGGCTGGTAAATATGACCGCATATTGGAGTTGGACCTTAACTGCCGTCCCTGCTCACTTCATGGGAAAAGCAATTGCAACAAAAACCGCGAATGTTTAAAAAATATCCACCCTGAAAAGATTATGAATATTCTTCTAAACCCCAATACTTATTGA
- a CDS encoding indolepyruvate oxidoreductase subunit beta encodes MSTRLRIFMTGVGGQGTLTATNLLAQAILDNGTDVTAGEIHGMAQRGGVVESAILLGMSSPKIAHGEADIILGFEPLETLRALPYLKPGGVILSSTEYIHPLSVSTGKDEETPLDYIKEKVNSCASKAYFIPCQSLGLKAGAVQSGNIALLGALCATGLIPLKPEELAVTIKSVMKPKIADINIKALQLGVEAVS; translated from the coding sequence ATGAGTACTAGATTGCGTATATTCATGACTGGAGTGGGCGGACAGGGAACCCTGACAGCCACTAATCTTCTTGCACAGGCAATTCTTGATAATGGAACAGATGTCACTGCAGGAGAAATACACGGAATGGCACAACGAGGCGGAGTTGTTGAATCAGCAATTCTTCTGGGAATGTCTTCTCCTAAAATAGCACATGGTGAAGCCGACATAATTCTCGGTTTCGAACCGCTTGAAACCCTTCGTGCTCTTCCCTACCTGAAACCCGGTGGTGTTATTCTTTCAAGTACTGAATATATCCATCCATTGAGTGTTTCAACAGGTAAAGACGAAGAAACTCCTTTAGACTACATCAAGGAAAAAGTTAACAGTTGCGCAAGCAAAGCATACTTCATCCCTTGCCAGAGCTTAGGTCTTAAAGCCGGAGCGGTCCAAAGCGGAAACATAGCTCTTCTCGGAGCTCTCTGCGCGACAGGCTTAATTCCCCTGAAACCGGAAGAATTGGCAGTAACGATCAAATCTGTCATGAAGCCCAAAATAGCGGATATCAACATCAAAGCCCTTCAATTAGGGGTGGAAGCTGTATCCTGA
- a CDS encoding 2-oxoacid:ferredoxin oxidoreductase subunit beta: MADIKGTQLIHEYLRHNKKFPHVFCAGCGHGIVLGSLIRSIHGLGLAKDNVCIVAGIGCSGRLAAYVDFNTVHTTHGRALTFATGIKMAKPNMHVIVVMGDGDSMAIGGNHLIHAARRNIGVTALILNNNIYGMTGGQCSPTTPAGSYSMTTPMGQMEQSFDCVELCTAAGANYVARGSVFHVNKLDSMIMEGITNPGFGVVEILSPCFTQYGRKNKFKSPVDMYHALKSKVTPLERFNAIPEAERGERVPSGVFVKKDKPGLEEKFYEMAARCQGGE, from the coding sequence ATGGCAGATATAAAAGGAACACAACTTATTCACGAGTATCTGAGGCATAACAAGAAGTTTCCGCATGTCTTTTGCGCCGGTTGCGGACATGGAATTGTGCTTGGTTCGTTAATCAGAAGTATTCATGGACTGGGGCTTGCAAAAGATAACGTTTGTATCGTTGCCGGAATCGGATGCTCCGGACGACTTGCAGCCTATGTTGATTTTAACACAGTTCATACCACTCACGGCAGAGCGCTTACTTTTGCTACCGGAATTAAGATGGCAAAGCCGAATATGCACGTGATTGTGGTCATGGGTGACGGTGACTCAATGGCTATCGGCGGTAACCATCTTATTCATGCTGCACGCAGAAATATCGGGGTTACTGCATTAATTCTTAATAATAATATCTACGGAATGACCGGAGGCCAGTGTTCTCCGACTACTCCGGCCGGTTCGTATTCAATGACGACCCCTATGGGACAAATGGAGCAGAGCTTTGACTGTGTTGAGCTTTGTACGGCCGCCGGGGCTAATTATGTTGCCAGAGGAAGTGTTTTTCACGTCAACAAGCTCGATTCCATGATCATGGAAGGCATTACTAATCCCGGATTCGGTGTTGTCGAAATCTTGTCCCCTTGCTTCACCCAGTACGGGCGTAAGAATAAGTTTAAATCTCCTGTAGATATGTATCATGCTCTTAAGAGTAAAGTTACACCGCTTGAGCGTTTCAACGCAATTCCCGAAGCAGAACGTGGCGAGAGAGTTCCTTCCGGTGTTTTTGTCAAAAAAGATAAACCTGGTCTGGAAGAAAAATTCTATGAAATGGCTGCACGATGTCAGGGGGGCGAGTAA
- a CDS encoding 2-oxoacid:acceptor oxidoreductase family protein translates to MKNQHLERFEIRLSGLGGQGILTLGKVMGSGLALGQGYNVTQTQSYGPEARGGASRSDLVISSEKISYPKAESVDLLIALSQEACNMYYRNLKPGGLLMIESDLVKQPPVNMFIGLPFTYLAKEKIGLVQTMNTIVLGAAAFLLPFAEQRVIRKNLEEILPAKIVAINVKAFNLGYKEAKKNFGDPEMLWKKNSVVVKEDDEDSI, encoded by the coding sequence ATGAAAAATCAACATTTAGAACGATTTGAAATTCGTCTTTCCGGTCTTGGCGGTCAGGGAATTCTTACTCTCGGTAAGGTTATGGGGTCAGGTTTGGCTCTCGGCCAAGGGTACAATGTTACTCAAACTCAGAGTTATGGGCCTGAAGCTCGTGGCGGCGCCAGTCGTTCAGACTTGGTGATCAGTTCCGAAAAGATAAGTTATCCAAAGGCGGAATCTGTTGATCTGCTTATAGCTCTCAGTCAGGAAGCGTGTAATATGTATTACCGCAATTTAAAGCCCGGCGGGCTTTTAATGATTGAAAGTGATTTGGTAAAGCAGCCACCTGTAAATATGTTTATAGGGCTTCCTTTTACTTATCTTGCCAAAGAGAAAATTGGTCTTGTCCAAACCATGAACACGATTGTTCTTGGAGCAGCAGCCTTTCTTCTTCCTTTTGCAGAGCAAAGGGTAATCCGTAAAAATCTCGAAGAGATTCTTCCGGCTAAGATTGTAGCGATTAATGTGAAAGCTTTTAATCTTGGATACAAAGAGGCTAAGAAAAACTTTGGTGATCCGGAAATGCTTTGGAAGAAAAACAGCGTTGTTGTCAAAGAAGACGATGAAGATTCAATTTAG
- a CDS encoding sigma 54-interacting transcriptional regulator, whose amino-acid sequence MSINGQPEKVENIYLTTLNEILDSIAPQNDLELSLNSILKILAKDLHFQRAFLAIMDPKSEKLKLSITHSPAKIDHVTYSPGKGVVGRVYETGQAVVIPRMSENTDFLNKAFGRSDEELKSLSFICVPIKKVNSKEDHNVLGTLSVDSPILPMDNLLEHKQFLEVVAALISNQVSRLQEEMSLQAQMLSQGSLLGGQEVPPPANFVATSKSIKQVLRQARQVGPSRATALLRGESGTGKELLAEAIHACSPRRDKPLVKLNCAALPAELVESELFGHQKGAFTGAYQNKRGLFEVANNGTLFLDEIGELSLDAQAKVLRAIQEKEIQRVGSEHPITVDVRLICATHQPLEKLLKEGRFREDLFYRVNVFPIFIPALRERREDILPLAEQFLEIFSKEYDKNIKRISSPAIDLFTQYHWPGNVRELKNCLERAVLICEEEVIRTYHLPPTLQTAESTATDTSLSFGEAVAKFEQELLVDSLKKARGNMLQAARDLRVSYRIVNYKVKKYNIDVKKYTGAKKNK is encoded by the coding sequence ATGAGTATTAATGGACAGCCGGAAAAAGTGGAAAATATTTACCTAACTACCCTGAATGAAATTCTCGATTCTATAGCTCCGCAAAATGATCTGGAGCTGAGCCTTAACTCAATTTTAAAAATTCTAGCCAAAGACCTCCACTTCCAGCGTGCATTTCTGGCCATCATGGACCCGAAATCTGAAAAACTAAAACTGTCGATAACTCACAGTCCGGCCAAAATTGACCACGTCACCTATTCTCCCGGCAAGGGAGTTGTAGGAAGGGTTTACGAAACAGGGCAAGCTGTCGTAATTCCCAGAATGTCCGAGAACACCGACTTTCTAAACAAAGCCTTCGGAAGATCAGACGAAGAACTTAAATCACTTTCTTTTATCTGTGTTCCCATTAAAAAAGTAAATTCTAAAGAAGATCATAACGTACTTGGAACTCTCAGTGTAGATTCACCGATCCTTCCTATGGATAACCTTTTAGAGCACAAACAGTTTCTCGAAGTTGTCGCTGCCCTGATTTCAAATCAGGTTTCACGTCTTCAGGAAGAAATGTCTCTTCAGGCTCAAATGTTGAGTCAAGGATCTTTGCTCGGTGGTCAGGAAGTCCCGCCTCCTGCTAACTTTGTTGCAACTTCAAAAAGCATCAAACAAGTTTTACGGCAGGCCAGACAGGTTGGACCCAGCAGAGCAACAGCTCTTTTACGCGGAGAATCCGGCACAGGTAAAGAACTGCTGGCCGAAGCTATCCACGCATGCAGCCCCCGTAGAGACAAACCTCTTGTAAAGCTGAACTGCGCTGCTCTCCCCGCAGAACTTGTTGAAAGTGAACTTTTTGGACACCAGAAAGGTGCGTTTACCGGAGCATATCAAAACAAACGCGGTCTGTTTGAAGTTGCAAACAACGGCACCTTGTTCCTTGATGAAATCGGAGAACTTTCCTTAGACGCTCAGGCCAAAGTGCTTAGAGCTATTCAAGAAAAAGAAATTCAAAGAGTAGGTTCCGAACACCCCATCACAGTTGATGTTCGCCTGATATGTGCGACTCATCAACCTCTTGAAAAACTACTGAAAGAAGGCAGATTCAGAGAAGATTTATTCTACAGAGTAAATGTTTTCCCCATATTCATACCTGCACTTCGTGAAAGACGTGAAGATATTCTACCTCTTGCTGAACAGTTTTTAGAAATATTTTCCAAAGAATATGATAAAAACATTAAAAGAATTTCAAGTCCGGCCATTGATCTTTTTACTCAATACCACTGGCCTGGAAATGTTCGTGAACTGAAAAATTGTCTCGAACGGGCGGTGCTGATTTGTGAAGAAGAAGTAATACGCACTTATCACCTTCCGCCGACTTTGCAGACAGCTGAGAGTACCGCAACAGATACTTCCTTATCTTTCGGTGAAGCTGTCGCTAAATTCGAGCAGGAGCTTCTTGTAGACTCTCTGAAAAAAGCACGTGGAAACATGCTTCAAGCTGCAAGAGATCTCAGAGTCAGCTATAGAATCGTTAATTATAAAGTTAAAAAATATAATATTGATGTAAAAAAATACACCGGTGCTAAAAAGAATAAATAA
- a CDS encoding glutamate-5-semialdehyde dehydrogenase → MNFAEAMKDVARKAKKAARKISCADGSVRNGAILKLASLLEQEQEFIFAENRKDLDAAKERGLDNARMQRLEISPAVLNYMIQGCNEVAAQTDPVGEIEKMERRPSGVLVGKMRIPLGVIMMIFESRPNVTVDAAVLCLKAGNSIILRGGSEAIHSNLALASLIHKALESQNLPGDAAQVVAVTDREAVSELLKLDEYIDVVIPRGGEGLIRAVVQQATMPVLKHYKGVCHIFVDKFADIAKSVDIIKNSKTQKPGVCNALEGVLVHEDIAEDFLPAMATILGACGVQFRACPRSMSLLGNTAIAATIDDFGYEFLDLILTVKVVSSQDDAQDYIARYGSNHTEVILTKDHDRAMRFVREVDASMVGVNCSTRFNDGGQLGLGAEIGISTSKLHSYGPMGARELTSTKFVSLGEWNIRL, encoded by the coding sequence ATGAATTTTGCAGAAGCAATGAAAGACGTAGCCCGTAAGGCTAAAAAAGCAGCACGTAAAATTTCGTGCGCAGACGGTTCCGTCAGAAATGGCGCTATTTTAAAGTTGGCATCTTTGCTCGAACAGGAGCAGGAATTTATCTTTGCTGAAAACCGCAAAGACCTTGATGCTGCAAAAGAGCGCGGGCTTGATAACGCTCGCATGCAGCGCCTCGAAATTTCTCCGGCAGTTTTGAATTATATGATTCAGGGTTGTAATGAAGTTGCTGCGCAGACAGACCCTGTGGGCGAAATTGAAAAAATGGAACGTCGTCCAAGTGGAGTGCTTGTCGGGAAAATGCGCATCCCTCTCGGCGTTATTATGATGATTTTCGAATCCCGTCCTAATGTGACTGTTGATGCCGCTGTGCTGTGTTTGAAAGCTGGTAATTCGATTATCCTGCGAGGCGGTTCGGAAGCTATTCATTCGAATTTAGCGCTGGCTTCGCTTATTCATAAAGCTCTTGAAAGTCAGAATCTGCCTGGGGATGCGGCTCAGGTTGTGGCTGTTACTGACCGCGAAGCTGTCAGCGAACTGCTGAAACTCGACGAGTATATTGATGTTGTCATTCCCCGCGGCGGAGAAGGACTGATTCGTGCCGTCGTTCAGCAGGCTACTATGCCTGTTCTCAAGCATTATAAGGGCGTATGTCATATTTTTGTTGATAAGTTTGCGGATATTGCGAAGTCTGTTGATATTATTAAAAATTCTAAAACCCAGAAGCCCGGTGTTTGTAATGCCCTTGAGGGTGTTCTGGTTCATGAAGATATTGCTGAAGATTTTCTGCCTGCAATGGCGACAATTCTCGGTGCATGCGGAGTTCAGTTCAGAGCGTGTCCGCGTTCAATGTCCTTGCTTGGAAATACCGCGATCGCCGCAACTATTGATGACTTCGGGTATGAATTTCTGGATTTAATTCTGACTGTGAAAGTTGTTTCAAGTCAGGATGACGCTCAGGATTATATAGCTCGATACGGTTCAAATCATACCGAAGTGATTCTTACAAAAGATCACGATCGTGCCATGCGTTTTGTGCGTGAAGTGGATGCTTCAATGGTCGGGGTTAATTGTTCCACCAGATTCAATGACGGCGGACAGTTGGGACTCGGCGCGGAAATAGGAATATCTACCTCAAAGCTTCATTCGTACGGTCCCATGGGAGCTAGAGAGCTGACCAGTACAAAGTTTGTTTCGCTCGGAGAATGGAATATCCGCCTTTAA
- the nadD gene encoding nicotinate-nucleotide adenylyltransferase: protein MKIGLFGGSFNPVHNTHIDVSSAVMKRLGLDQVLFVPAGNPYHKKCGTMLPAELRFELIQRAVDGLDNFDVSDIDMSSIGPTYTVQTLKEALKRYPEDELYFLMGQDAFNSLPGWKDWEKIPLLANIVAVSRGKSDAGEMTVLLKKIFTDIDNTDTNEWKLKDGKSVYIIDDFDFKISSTFVRKVWREGGDISPYVPAAVADYVKGKADEFNKYWGLEEYS, encoded by the coding sequence ATGAAAATAGGGTTGTTCGGCGGCAGTTTTAATCCTGTTCACAATACTCACATTGATGTTTCATCCGCAGTGATGAAGCGTCTTGGGCTTGATCAGGTGCTGTTTGTTCCGGCAGGGAATCCTTACCATAAAAAATGTGGAACCATGTTGCCTGCTGAGCTTAGATTTGAATTGATTCAGAGGGCTGTTGATGGTTTAGACAATTTTGATGTCAGTGATATCGATATGTCTTCGATCGGTCCCACATATACGGTACAGACACTTAAAGAAGCGTTGAAACGTTATCCAGAAGATGAGTTGTATTTCTTAATGGGGCAGGATGCCTTCAATTCTCTGCCCGGCTGGAAAGATTGGGAAAAGATTCCACTTCTCGCGAATATCGTCGCTGTCAGCCGGGGAAAATCTGATGCTGGTGAAATGACTGTACTTCTCAAAAAAATATTCACAGACATTGATAATACAGACACAAATGAGTGGAAATTAAAGGACGGAAAGTCTGTTTACATAATTGATGATTTTGATTTTAAAATCAGCTCTACATTTGTTCGCAAGGTATGGAGAGAGGGCGGTGATATCAGCCCATATGTTCCTGCCGCAGTTGCTGATTATGTCAAAGGTAAAGCGGATGAATTCAATAAGTATTGGGGTTTAGAAGAATATTCATAA
- the iorA gene encoding indolepyruvate ferredoxin oxidoreductase subunit alpha — MAHPLLADNPGQKKLLLGNEAIVRGGIEAGIQMVTCYPGTPSSEVPDTFFRLSSEGDFSFEYSVNEKVALEVGGGATLAGAMTLTTMKHVGVNVAADPLMTLAYVGTPGGMVLLSADDPGCHSSQNEQDNRYYARLAGMACFEPSTAQEAKDMTRDALNMSRETSSPVLLRTTTRVNHLRGPVEYGPIAKLAAPEGFKRNPSKYVPIPAFARPMHVALLKKLEELRELAEKSVYNKISGNGKIGIVASGICRAYINDALIDSGLADKFKLLELGFTFPLPEKLVTDFMSSVNKVIILEELEPFLENEFRVLAQKHSISIEIIGKENANLPLNGEYSTGNVSAIIHEVLGLTPEKIDFCAAEEGLPVRPPNLCAGCPHRATYYAAKKVFGPEAVCSSDIGCYTLGILPPLNAADFLLCMGSSISAGSGVARASGQTVVGFIGDSTFFHSGITGLVNAVFNQHNILLVILDNSTTAMTGHQPNPGVETTLLGSNPAQISIEAIVKGCGVNEIRTVSPLNQKATFKALEELKELQGVRVLIAKDPCPLFAKRALGKKPTQTAYVANQSDEVISCMEAIACPAFEKDEDGVSINETLCSGCMLCLQMTKDIKARKRNS, encoded by the coding sequence ATGGCTCATCCACTTCTCGCCGATAATCCCGGTCAAAAAAAACTCCTGTTAGGCAATGAAGCTATTGTCAGAGGAGGTATTGAAGCCGGAATACAAATGGTTACCTGTTATCCGGGTACCCCTTCATCAGAAGTACCCGATACTTTCTTCCGCCTATCCAGCGAAGGCGATTTTTCATTTGAATATTCAGTAAATGAAAAAGTTGCCCTTGAAGTAGGTGGCGGAGCGACTCTTGCCGGAGCAATGACTCTGACAACCATGAAACATGTAGGTGTAAACGTAGCGGCTGATCCGCTTATGACACTTGCATATGTTGGTACACCCGGTGGTATGGTGCTGCTTTCCGCAGACGATCCGGGCTGTCATTCAAGTCAGAACGAGCAGGACAACCGCTACTACGCGCGCCTTGCCGGCATGGCTTGCTTTGAGCCTTCTACTGCGCAGGAAGCAAAAGATATGACTCGTGACGCTCTTAATATGTCACGCGAAACATCTTCTCCGGTTCTGCTTAGAACAACAACCCGGGTAAACCACTTGCGCGGCCCTGTTGAATACGGCCCAATCGCCAAACTGGCTGCTCCTGAAGGTTTTAAAAGGAATCCTTCCAAGTACGTACCTATTCCGGCTTTTGCCCGCCCGATGCATGTCGCGCTGCTTAAAAAGCTTGAAGAATTACGCGAATTGGCAGAAAAATCCGTGTACAACAAAATTTCCGGTAACGGAAAAATAGGTATTGTTGCTTCGGGTATTTGCAGAGCTTATATTAATGATGCTCTTATTGATTCCGGCCTGGCAGATAAGTTCAAATTACTCGAATTAGGATTTACTTTTCCTCTTCCTGAAAAGCTTGTTACCGATTTCATGTCATCTGTGAACAAGGTAATCATTCTTGAAGAGCTTGAGCCTTTCCTTGAAAATGAATTTAGAGTTCTAGCTCAGAAGCATTCTATTTCTATAGAAATTATCGGTAAAGAAAATGCAAACTTACCACTGAATGGAGAATACTCCACTGGTAACGTTTCTGCAATAATTCACGAAGTTCTCGGGCTTACACCTGAGAAAATTGATTTTTGTGCAGCAGAAGAAGGTCTTCCTGTAAGACCTCCGAACCTTTGTGCCGGATGCCCTCACCGCGCGACATATTATGCCGCTAAAAAAGTGTTCGGACCTGAAGCAGTCTGCTCATCTGACATCGGGTGTTACACACTCGGAATTCTGCCTCCACTTAATGCAGCAGACTTTCTGCTTTGCATGGGATCATCTATCTCTGCCGGATCCGGCGTTGCCCGCGCTTCCGGTCAGACTGTAGTTGGATTCATCGGAGACTCAACATTCTTCCATTCCGGAATTACCGGACTGGTGAATGCAGTATTCAACCAGCACAATATATTACTGGTTATTCTTGATAACAGCACAACTGCCATGACCGGACATCAGCCTAATCCCGGAGTTGAAACAACACTTCTCGGCTCTAATCCAGCTCAGATTAGTATTGAAGCAATCGTTAAAGGATGCGGCGTAAACGAAATACGTACTGTCAGCCCGCTTAACCAGAAAGCTACTTTCAAGGCTCTTGAAGAGCTTAAAGAGTTGCAAGGCGTAAGAGTTCTGATCGCAAAAGATCCATGTCCGCTCTTTGCTAAAAGAGCTTTGGGTAAAAAGCCGACTCAGACTGCTTATGTTGCCAACCAAAGTGACGAAGTAATCAGCTGTATGGAAGCAATTGCTTGTCCTGCATTTGAAAAGGACGAAGACGGGGTCAGTATTAATGAAACTCTTTGCTCTGGCTGTATGCTTTGTCTGCAAATGACTAAAGACATAAAAGCCAGAAAGAGGAACAGCTAA
- a CDS encoding ferredoxin family protein yields MSVKRKGQSKVTIFPDWCKGCGICAAFCPAKVMELNDQGKAVVIREEECINCGFCELHCPDFAIMVQPKVDDEIPAVCRALLKKASLPDAGKDEESIKEKG; encoded by the coding sequence ATGAGTGTCAAACGCAAGGGACAAAGCAAGGTTACGATTTTTCCGGACTGGTGCAAAGGCTGTGGCATTTGCGCTGCCTTTTGTCCGGCGAAGGTCATGGAACTGAATGATCAAGGCAAAGCGGTCGTGATCAGAGAGGAAGAATGTATTAATTGCGGATTCTGTGAGCTTCATTGCCCGGATTTCGCAATTATGGTTCAGCCTAAAGTGGATGATGAAATTCCGGCGGTATGCAGAGCTCTGCTGAAGAAGGCTTCATTGCCGGATGCCGGAAAAGATGAAGAATCCATTAAGGAAAAGGGATAA
- a CDS encoding tetratricopeptide repeat protein yields the protein MEDNKQTTHDLIDEVQATAPESIHPLLDFLLRNGKAIAIGIAVILVLAAGFSGYQYMQQQKQVKAQSELGTILIKYSGTKKAEELAAFLTTAPSDMKPAVELALAKAWMDDSKFMKAEAVWAEIAKRNEAMSPVASLGQAKCLILSDKPEEAVKILQALKDKTGDNFTSTIDRLLAEAAEKSGNIQLAIQAYQGLLNNNPSQRLYFESKIVELKTKLN from the coding sequence ATGGAAGATAACAAACAGACCACACACGACCTTATTGACGAGGTGCAGGCAACCGCACCCGAAAGCATCCACCCTCTTCTCGATTTTCTTCTTAGAAACGGAAAGGCTATTGCCATCGGGATTGCAGTAATTCTTGTTCTAGCAGCAGGTTTTTCCGGCTACCAGTACATGCAGCAGCAAAAACAGGTAAAAGCTCAAAGTGAACTCGGAACCATTCTTATCAAATATAGCGGAACAAAAAAGGCTGAAGAACTTGCAGCATTTTTGACAACCGCTCCTTCTGATATGAAACCGGCTGTTGAATTGGCTCTCGCCAAAGCATGGATGGACGATTCTAAGTTCATGAAAGCAGAAGCAGTCTGGGCAGAAATTGCAAAAAGAAATGAAGCAATGTCTCCCGTTGCATCTCTCGGACAGGCAAAATGTCTGATCCTTTCTGACAAACCTGAAGAAGCTGTCAAAATTCTGCAGGCACTCAAAGACAAAACCGGTGACAACTTCACAAGCACAATTGACAGATTACTCGCTGAAGCCGCTGAGAAATCAGGCAACATTCAGCTTGCAATTCAGGCATATCAGGGACTGCTTAACAACAATCCCTCACAGAGGCTCTACTTTGAGAGCAAAATTGTAGAGCTTAAGACTAAGCTTAATTAA
- a CDS encoding 2-oxoacid:acceptor oxidoreductase subunit alpha yields the protein MARPKKKHNKEIFALGNEAVVEGALLAGCNFYAGYPITPSSEIMEIMAQRLPTIPNGAFVQMEDEIGGLGAIIGASLAGRKALTATSGPGFSLMQENLGYGCITETPLVIVNVMRGGPSTGLPTSPAQGDVQQARWGTHGDHSIIVLSASNVQECLEMTIEAFNLAEKYRTPVILLIDEITAHTREKIIIPNEDEYEVFNRTLPTMPPEWYKPYEETVRGVPPMPAIGSGYRFHVTGLTHDVNGFPTSRPDEVREFNERLFRKIDQFLPDIQLVEEIDTEDAEVAVIAYGTVARSAELAVKQARALGVKAGLLKLKTLFPYPRKATEKLMYKAKAIIVPEMNMGQISREVKRVNNGQVSVRTINKVDGQIITPAEILKVLTRI from the coding sequence ATGGCCAGACCCAAAAAGAAACATAATAAAGAAATTTTTGCCCTTGGCAATGAGGCTGTTGTTGAAGGAGCCCTTTTGGCTGGGTGTAATTTTTATGCCGGTTATCCCATTACTCCTTCATCGGAAATAATGGAGATAATGGCTCAAAGATTGCCGACTATACCAAATGGCGCTTTTGTCCAAATGGAAGATGAAATCGGAGGGCTTGGTGCTATTATCGGCGCTTCGCTAGCCGGACGTAAAGCTTTGACGGCGACTTCCGGTCCTGGTTTTTCTCTTATGCAGGAAAACTTAGGGTATGGTTGCATAACAGAAACTCCTCTTGTCATCGTTAATGTCATGCGCGGTGGTCCAAGTACGGGTCTTCCTACTTCGCCCGCTCAGGGTGATGTTCAGCAGGCCAGATGGGGAACACACGGCGATCATTCAATCATTGTCCTTTCAGCTTCAAATGTTCAGGAATGTCTGGAGATGACAATTGAAGCGTTTAACCTCGCTGAAAAGTATCGTACTCCGGTAATTCTTCTTATTGATGAGATTACTGCTCATACACGCGAAAAGATAATAATTCCTAACGAAGATGAGTATGAAGTTTTCAATCGTACTCTTCCGACTATGCCTCCGGAATGGTATAAACCTTACGAAGAAACGGTCAGGGGAGTTCCTCCTATGCCCGCAATCGGTTCGGGGTATAGATTTCATGTCACGGGACTTACACATGATGTGAACGGTTTTCCTACATCCCGTCCTGATGAGGTTCGTGAATTTAACGAACGTTTATTCCGTAAAATAGATCAATTTCTACCTGATATCCAACTTGTTGAAGAAATTGATACTGAAGATGCGGAAGTTGCAGTCATCGCATACGGAACAGTCGCACGTTCAGCAGAGCTTGCAGTTAAGCAGGCTCGTGCTTTAGGTGTTAAAGCTGGATTGTTGAAACTCAAAACTTTGTTCCCGTATCCGCGTAAGGCGACTGAAAAGCTTATGTACAAGGCAAAGGCTATTATTGTTCCTGAAATGAATATGGGACAGATTTCCAGAGAAGTGAAAAGAGTTAATAATGGTCAGGTGAGCGTACGGACTATTAATAAAGTTGACGGGCAGATCATAACTCCCGCTGAAATCCTCAAAGTCTTAACACGGATATAG